The following proteins come from a genomic window of Nostoc sp. TCL26-01:
- a CDS encoding carbon dioxide-concentrating mechanism protein CcmK: MSSLQAVGALETKGFPAVLAAADAMVKAGRVTLVGYIRVGSARFTVNIRGDVSEVKTAMAAGVEAAQNVYGGTLESWVIIPRPHENVEAVLPIGYTEAVQQYRDSVENPIIRSSNGR; this comes from the coding sequence ATGTCATCACTACAAGCAGTTGGAGCGCTAGAAACTAAGGGTTTTCCGGCTGTGTTAGCCGCAGCTGATGCGATGGTTAAAGCCGGTCGTGTTACCTTGGTTGGTTATATTAGAGTCGGTAGCGCTCGGTTTACAGTGAATATTCGTGGAGATGTTTCGGAAGTCAAAACGGCTATGGCGGCTGGTGTGGAAGCGGCACAGAATGTTTACGGTGGCACATTAGAATCTTGGGTAATTATTCCTCGTCCCCACGAAAACGTAGAAGCTGTGTTACCTATAGGCTATACAGAAGCAGTTCAACAATATCGGGATTCTGTAGAAAACCCCATCATCCGTTCATCTAACGGCAGATAG
- a CDS encoding carbon dioxide-concentrating mechanism protein CcmK, which yields MPMAVGVIETLGFPAVLAAADAMVKSAAVTLVYYGQAESARLLVAVRGQVAEVKRAVEAGIAAGEQAHGGEVITHYIVPNPPDNVEAILPIHFTEKSEPFRMF from the coding sequence ATGCCAATGGCGGTTGGCGTAATCGAAACTTTAGGTTTTCCAGCTGTGTTGGCGGCAGCTGATGCAATGGTAAAATCTGCCGCAGTGACACTTGTGTATTATGGTCAAGCAGAAAGCGCTCGCTTATTAGTAGCAGTTAGGGGACAAGTTGCAGAAGTCAAAAGAGCAGTTGAAGCCGGGATCGCGGCTGGTGAACAAGCACATGGGGGTGAAGTCATTACCCATTACATAGTTCCCAACCCCCCAGACAATGTGGAAGCAATTCTGCCTATCCACTTTACTGAAAAATCTGAGCCTTTTCGGATGTTTTAG